AAAATAAAAATCTTAAGGAAGAAAAATGAAAAAATTCTCTATTGCTCTTGTGACGCTTGCTTGTAGTTTAGCCCTTCATGCAGGAGATGTCTTTGAAGGCACGGTGGTTGACACACTGAATGGCGGTGGTTACACCTATCTGCAAATTGATGATACAAAGAAAAAATACTGGGTTGCCGTTGAGGGAACGAAAGTTGAAAAAGGGACGGAAGTTCGTTTTACTGAGGAACTTCGTGCCAAAAATTTTGAGAGCAAATCGCTTAACCGCACGTTTGATGAGATCGTTTTTGCCTCGAACCTTCAGTACCGTACACAAGTTCCTGAAAAGGGCAATTTAGCGCTTATTAACGAGCAAGTTAAAGAGTCTCCTTACAAACAAAACGATACTATGAGTGTTAAAGAAGCGTGGGAAAAACGCGCCAGTTTGAAAGATAAAACGATTGCGATTCGAGGTAAGGTTGTCAAAGCGTCTCCCAATATTTTAGGGCAAAATTGGATTCATATTCAAGATGGTACGGGCGAGGGCAGCGACGTAGGGCGTATTGTGTTTACCTCCAAAGAGCTTCCTAAAGTGGGGGACATCGTGACCGCAAAAGGTGTCGTGAGTGTGGATAAAGATTTTGGTTCGGGCTATTTTTACAAGATTATTGTGCAAAATGCTACCTTTAGCAAATAAACCGTAAAGCGTAACGATGACAAACGATCCTTTGGCGCTTATTGCTTCCTTGCCACTGTTTGATTCTCTGCAAAGTGACGATATCCAAAAAATCGCCTCCTTTTGCAGTGTGCGTCACCATAAAGCTGGTGATGTGCTTTTTTATGAAAAAGACACCAAAGATGCGATCTATTACATCATCAAAGGCTCGGTCAAATTTTACAAGGTAGACCGTTTTGATAATGAAATTTTCCTCTACAAACTCTACTCCAACTCCCTTATTTTCAATGTTTCCAAGCTGATTGATAGCTTTTTTATCAGCTGTTACGCGAACGCCGAATTTTTGGAAGACAGCACGGTGCTCTCCATCCAAAGTGAGCCGTTTCGCGCGATGATCTACACCAATCACCGTTTGATGACGAAGATATTGGAAGAGTCGTTTAAGATGATTCAGCAGATGCAGTGTATTATTAGCCGTGATGTTGTGTTTGATGGAACGGCGAAAGTCGCGCACATGCTCGTTAATGAGCTGGAAACGTTTAACCGCCTTAAAAAACATGAAATTGCCTATATGTTGCACATTCAACCTGAGACACTTTCACGTATTTTAAACAAACTCACCCGTAACGGCACGATTGAGATCGAAAAAAACAGCGTTGTGGTCTTGAATATTCAAGAGCTCAAAGAGATTTATGAGTAGGACATTATGATTAAACCAACCACCATTAGCACCAAAATGAAACTCGCAGGCGGACTGCTTTCGTTTGTGATTATTTTCATCATTTCACTCACCGTCATGATGAACCAGATGAGCAAAAAAGACTCCTACATCATCAACATCGCAGGCAAACAGCGCATGCTCTCCCAAAAGATCAGTAAAGAGACCTTTTTCATCGTGCATCGCCATACCAATGACTTCCGCGAGCTCAACACCGCGGTCGGTCTGTTTGAAAGCAGCCTCAAAGACCTTTTGTACGGCAATGATGCCAAAGGCATTTACGCCCCTCAAAATGATCGCATCCAAACCAAACTGGAAGAGGTCATGGCGCTGTGGCTTCCGTTTCGCGTTGAGGTTGAAGCGCTTAAAAGCGGCATCGAAGAGGTGCGCCCAGATATGGAAGTCTTAACGCCTCGCATCGAAAAACTCCTCGTGCTCTCTGACACGGTGGTGCAACGCATGGTGGGAGCGAATCTCAGCAACATTCACATCGATCTTTCAGGTCGTCAACGCATGCTCTCTCAACGTATGGGGCTGTATGTGAATCGTTATTTGCGCTCGGCCAATGCACAAGACTTGCTCGTTTATGCCGATGCCAAGGCACTTTACAACAAAACCATTAAAAGCTTTTTGGATGATGCTGCGGTGAAAAATGCTCCCGAAGTCTACGCCATCGTCAAAGAGAACAACGCGTATTGGGAAGAGTACATGCTCTACTTAGACCATGTCATCGCACTGGAGAGTGAGATCAACAAGCACTTGGCGTTTGTGTATGAAAAAAACGTGCAACTGCTCAATGCAATGGATGAAGCGGTCTGGCTCTACACCGACCACAGCGAAGCCAAAAACGATATGTTTCTCAAATTTCAGTACATCGCGCTTTTGATTGGGCTTATTATCATCGTGTATGCGTTTGTGATGACCAAAGAGATTACGGAACATTTAGAAGGGTTTGTGCAAAAAGCCAAAGAGCTCGCACATGGCGATATAAGTAGTTTTTCGGGGCAAAATGTGACGCTCTCTTCCCACAGCGAAGATGAGCTCAAAGAAGCTTCAACGCACATTTCACTCTTTGTGCAAAAGGTCAATCTCGCGATGAAAGACTCCGAAGATGCGCTCAAAAAAGCAGAAAATGCCGTCTCACAACTCCAGCAACTCGCGGAAGAAGTTGAAGATGTCATCGAAGATATGGGCATTGACGAGAATGCAAAGAAGACGTTTGATAAAAATGTGAACGCGACAGAAGACATCGCCATCCAGTCGGCGGAAAATCTCATCCATGTCAACCGCATGCTTCAAAAGCTGAAAAAAAGCCTTAATGCGATGGTCGAGAGTAGCAACCAAACGGACGAAAAAAAAGAGGTGTAACAATTCATTTAAACTCTTGATGTATCATCATTGAAAAGATTGTATAAGAGGCTTGAATGAAAAAAGTTTACATTATTCATGGCTATTCCGCTTCGTCCAATGACCATTGGTTTCCGTGGTTTGTTGAGAAAGTTCATACCGTGTACGGCATAGAGGTGGCACTGCTACGCATGCCGATGTCCGAAACACCGCAGGTTGAGGCGTGGCTTGAAAAACTTCGCGACAAGATCGGCACGCCGAATAATGAGACGTTTATCATCGCGCACAGTCTAGGCTGTATCACCCTTTTGCGCTACCTTGACGCACTCCCTGAGAGTTTTGCTCTTGGCGGCATGATCTTAGTCTCCCCATTTGATAAACCCCTCGAAATTTTCCCCAACCTTGACGCGTTTGTTGACACCAAACTTGACTACGCCAAACTCTCACGCAACATCCTCCAAAAGCACGTCATTTTCTCTGACAACGATATGTACGTTCCCTCTTTCATCAGTAAAGAACTGGGCATCAAACTCGACAGCGCCCTTCTAGAAATCCCACGTGGCGGACATTTCTTAGGCATTGAAGGCTTTGAAATGTTCCCCGAATTGTATGAGATTTTTAGGCAGATGATTACGAAATATTAATTAGGCTAATTTAGAAGACAGTGGTAGTTTTAATCATTTTAATGAATCTAGTTTATCCATATTCATTGATTTCCAAAAAGAATTTGTAAAACGAAAGTTGCTCCATTGATTAATACCATATTTGTCAATACCTTCTTTGTGATTTGCTGTCCGAATGTCGCCGATTTTTACAATGTCTTAAATCAGTTTTTTGGAATTTCGGCTCGCATTAATAGTTATTAATTTTAGCTGTATCGCCCAAAGCTGCTGTAATAAAAACAATCCTTTTTTAAAATTAATTTATGGAATAAATCAGAAAATTATTTTTACCATCTTCGTACTTGTATTTTAAGGTATGACCATGTTTTTTAAAAATTTGATTTGCTATATAAAGTCCAAGACCCAGCCCTGAATTTGACGCCTCTACCTTTCTGTTAAAAGCCCTTTCAAAATCAAGTCTTTCTGCCTCAAGCTTCTCTCCTATGCTACTTATGCAGACCGTATTTTTATCTATGCTTACAAGAACTTTGCCACTAGAGTATTTTAAAGCATTGTCAATTAAATTTTTAACGCCAGTTGCGTAAAGTTCAAAATCAACCTCTACCGCACTTATTTTGTTGTCCGCTCGCACTTCTATGCGACTCGTATCTTTTAATAAAAGTAGATCTATTGAGTGATCAATGATATCTATGACTCGGTGTTTATTTTTTTTAAATGCCCATTCATTGGATACAAGTTTTTCTACCTTGACGACTTCGCCCAATATTATTTCAAGTCGTATAAAAATTTTTTTTAATATATTTTTAAATTTATCATCTTGTAAGAGCTCAGCTATCACGTCCGCCATAATCCGCCCCTTCATTATCGGGTTGCGAAATTCGTGCAAAATATTGCGTAAAAATAGTGCTCTGGCTTCCTTTAGTGTATATAGTTTTTGCATTGTCGCATTAAATTCGCTGGCGATTTGGCCTATTTCATCATTTGCTTCTATTTTTATCGGTTTAAATTTATCTTTTTCTCCTGTTTCCCTTATCAAATTTTTTAAATTTCTAAGTTTTAGCAGCTTTCTTAAAACGGCTATAAAAAAAGCCATCATTACACTATTTACTATAAACCAAAGTATCCAAATTCTAGGTGAAGAGAGTTCTTTTAAATTTTCTAAAGGCACCCCGTTCCTAATGATACTACTTCTTGATGGGGCAAGCCCTGCCGCAGCCATAATTTGAGATAGCATTTCAGAATCTACAGAAAAAAATCTAGGCACAAAATAAAGCTTTTTATTGTATCTTATCATATCAGCATATGAATCGCTAAAAATTTTCTCACCGTTTTGCCTAATCTCACTAGGGTTAAGGCTACTGTCTTTAAGTCCGATTTGCTCTAGCTGTTGAGTTATATTGCCATCTTCTTGTCCGCGTATGCGCATACCTAACATAAAGCGCTGGTAAGTAAAGTACTCCGCATCTCTTATTTGTCTATTGGATTCGATAAAAAATGCCGAATTTATTGTAATTAGAGCTACAAAAAAGAAAAATGATATTAATTTGACTATAGATATACTACCCATTGATAAATTTATACCCTATACCGCGCACAGAGTGAATAAAGCGTGGATTTTGAGGATCATCTCCAATTTTTTGGCGTAGGCGCCCTATAGCTACATCAATACTTTTTAGTCCACTTTGAAATTTTGACTGACCTAAATGTATCAAAATATCTTCTCTTGGTATAACTATCCCCTCTTTTTCATAAAGGTAGGTAAAAATATCAAATTCCAATTTTGTTGGTGCTATTTCCTCTTTATTCTTTACAATGATACGTCTTTGTTTATCGACTAAAAAAGTTTTGGAGTCATTGCTAACCAGTATCCCTCGGCGTAATATGGACCTTAGCCTAAAAGCAAGTTCTATGGGCTCATACGGCTTTGTCACATAATCATCTGCCCCAAGCTCAAACCCTTTTATCTTATCTAGTGTCTCGGTGCGAGCCGATGATATAATTATAGGTAGCGACAGATAGGTCCGCCTAACATTTTTGCACACTTCAAGACCGTCCATATCGGGCAAGCCCAGATCAAGTACCAATGCATCGAAGGTACTTTTTTCGTTTAAAATTTTAAGTCCTTCAAGCGGATTTGTGGCTATCGTTACGCCAATCTCACTTTTTGCCAAAGCATATTTTAAAAGCTCAGCCAGATCAAGATCGTCTTCTATAAGTAAAATTTCTATCATAGTATCGAAGGTATTTTTTTCGTTTAAAATTTTAAGTCCTTCAAGTGGATTTGTGACTATAGTTATGCCAATCTCACTTTTTGCCAAAGCATATTTTAAAAGCTCAGCCAGATCAAGATCGTCTTCTATAAGTAAAATTTCTACCATACGTAGTGATTATACCGAAATCTTACCAAATTATAAAAATTTAGAACTAAAAAATATTTTTATGTAATGTTACCAAAATGTTACCAAACCTTATCATATTCTAAAAATTTATAACTAAAAAAATATTTTTAGAAATGTTGCCAAAATCTTGCCGTTTTTAATAAGCCTACGCGTTAAAATTATGTTTTTGTTAATAAATCTAAGGAGGATATCAAAAGTTAAGGGGGGAAATTTTTACGTAACGCGGTATTGATCTTTGGCGCTCATAATGATAGCCCGGTGCAACGGGCTTCAAAACAAGTGGCATTATTAAACAAACTGAGCTTACGGCTCTCTTGCAAAATGTGCCCAAAAAAAATTAAAAAGGTTTATGATGTTAACATGTTTTTTGACAAAAGGCAAGTGCAATCTCACTCTTAGTTTCGCTACACTTATGGCTATGGGATTCTGTAGTGTAAATGCTAGCGATAGCCTTGCAGAGGCCTTGAAAGCAAGCACGATGAGTGGAACTGTATTTTCATACTATGATATGGATTCAACTGAGTACTTTCCACCAGCTAGCGCAACAAATAGAATTCGCCAACATATTGGTGGCATTGGCGCTGAGCTCAGATTTTTGACTGGTTTTTACAATGATTTTAGGGTAGGTCTTACAGCTCAGGGCTTAGCAAATTTTGCTCCATCAAGTGCTGCAAAAGATTATTTCGCATACGACTGGAATAGCGAAGGTGCAGCATTATCAGAAGCTTATCTCGAATACAAACGTGACTTCATTGACCTTAAAATCGGTCGTCAGTACTACAACTCAAAATACACTGGACTCGTACCACCACTTGTTGCTACAAACACAGATGTAGGCTACAAAGAGGCATTTGAGGGCGTGAGCACTAGGATAAAGCTTGATAGCATCGATACTGTTATTGGTTTGGCTGACTTTTGGAAATTTGCCGGTAGATCAAGGGCTGTAACAGGCGTATCCAGCGATGATGGTGCACCAGAATTTAAAGATAAAGTTATCATCGGTGGCTTTGGACCTTTTGCTTATAAATTTGATAACATCTTTAACTCATTTGTAACATATAATGGAGTTCCAAGCGTCTCGCTCACGGCTGCTTACGCAAATGTATCGGATCTTGAATATGACAACGTGACAAAGGGTGATATAAACTTTTACTTTGCAGCAGCTGGCTACAAAACGCCTGCGCTTTTTGAAAATGCAATGGTTGGCATAAACGCTATGTATAAAGGTTCAAGAACAACCGGCACTTTAAAAGAGAATTATGACTTTGATGGCAACTACTACACAGGCATGGTGGGACTATATAACGCTTATGGCTTTGATTTTGGATACGCATACTCAACTGTTAGCAAAAATCAAGCTGCACTTCAAGGCATAGGCAACGATTGTGGGGCATTTACAGCCACTCCGATTTATGGTCCATTTTTGTTTATGTCATTTGCGGGTATGGAGTTACATAAGCTTAGCGTAGGCTACGATCTTAGCAATGTAGGCGTTAAGGGTCTTAGGCTAGATGCTGACTACTGGTATGGCGAGCAGCATAACGGCAGCAACGTCCGCGCAGGCGGTTTGCATGGTCAAGCACCTGGCACAAGGATAGATGTAGAGGGATGGGATACACAAGTTACCTACAAAGTCCCTGCGGTCAAAGGCTTAAAGCTATCTGCTATTTATGAAACTATGGATAGAAAACTAAAATACACTAGCGGTGGCTCTGATGGCAAAACGACAGACGAGGAGCTTTGGCTAAGAGTATCTTATGACTTTGACATATTAAAATAAAATTTTAAGAAAGG
Above is a genomic segment from Sulfurospirillum halorespirans DSM 13726 containing:
- a CDS encoding Crp/Fnr family transcriptional regulator, encoding MTNDPLALIASLPLFDSLQSDDIQKIASFCSVRHHKAGDVLFYEKDTKDAIYYIIKGSVKFYKVDRFDNEIFLYKLYSNSLIFNVSKLIDSFFISCYANAEFLEDSTVLSIQSEPFRAMIYTNHRLMTKILEESFKMIQQMQCIISRDVVFDGTAKVAHMLVNELETFNRLKKHEIAYMLHIQPETLSRILNKLTRNGTIEIEKNSVVVLNIQELKEIYE
- a CDS encoding type IV pili methyl-accepting chemotaxis transducer N-terminal domain-containing protein; amino-acid sequence: MIKPTTISTKMKLAGGLLSFVIIFIISLTVMMNQMSKKDSYIINIAGKQRMLSQKISKETFFIVHRHTNDFRELNTAVGLFESSLKDLLYGNDAKGIYAPQNDRIQTKLEEVMALWLPFRVEVEALKSGIEEVRPDMEVLTPRIEKLLVLSDTVVQRMVGANLSNIHIDLSGRQRMLSQRMGLYVNRYLRSANAQDLLVYADAKALYNKTIKSFLDDAAVKNAPEVYAIVKENNAYWEEYMLYLDHVIALESEINKHLAFVYEKNVQLLNAMDEAVWLYTDHSEAKNDMFLKFQYIALLIGLIIIVYAFVMTKEITEHLEGFVQKAKELAHGDISSFSGQNVTLSSHSEDELKEASTHISLFVQKVNLAMKDSEDALKKAENAVSQLQQLAEEVEDVIEDMGIDENAKKTFDKNVNATEDIAIQSAENLIHVNRMLQKLKKSLNAMVESSNQTDEKKEV
- a CDS encoding RBBP9/YdeN family alpha/beta hydrolase, which codes for MKKVYIIHGYSASSNDHWFPWFVEKVHTVYGIEVALLRMPMSETPQVEAWLEKLRDKIGTPNNETFIIAHSLGCITLLRYLDALPESFALGGMILVSPFDKPLEIFPNLDAFVDTKLDYAKLSRNILQKHVIFSDNDMYVPSFISKELGIKLDSALLEIPRGGHFLGIEGFEMFPELYEIFRQMITKY
- a CDS encoding ArsS family sensor histidine kinase is translated as MGSISIVKLISFFFFVALITINSAFFIESNRQIRDAEYFTYQRFMLGMRIRGQEDGNITQQLEQIGLKDSSLNPSEIRQNGEKIFSDSYADMIRYNKKLYFVPRFFSVDSEMLSQIMAAAGLAPSRSSIIRNGVPLENLKELSSPRIWILWFIVNSVMMAFFIAVLRKLLKLRNLKNLIRETGEKDKFKPIKIEANDEIGQIASEFNATMQKLYTLKEARALFLRNILHEFRNPIMKGRIMADVIAELLQDDKFKNILKKIFIRLEIILGEVVKVEKLVSNEWAFKKNKHRVIDIIDHSIDLLLLKDTSRIEVRADNKISAVEVDFELYATGVKNLIDNALKYSSGKVLVSIDKNTVCISSIGEKLEAERLDFERAFNRKVEASNSGLGLGLYIANQIFKKHGHTLKYKYEDGKNNFLIYSIN
- a CDS encoding response regulator, which codes for MVEILLIEDDLDLAELLKYALAKSEIGITIVTNPLEGLKILNEKNTFDTMIEILLIEDDLDLAELLKYALAKSEIGVTIATNPLEGLKILNEKSTFDALVLDLGLPDMDGLEVCKNVRRTYLSLPIIISSARTETLDKIKGFELGADDYVTKPYEPIELAFRLRSILRRGILVSNDSKTFLVDKQRRIIVKNKEEIAPTKLEFDIFTYLYEKEGIVIPREDILIHLGQSKFQSGLKSIDVAIGRLRQKIGDDPQNPRFIHSVRGIGYKFING
- a CDS encoding metalloid reductase RarA; translated protein: MSGTVFSYYDMDSTEYFPPASATNRIRQHIGGIGAELRFLTGFYNDFRVGLTAQGLANFAPSSAAKDYFAYDWNSEGAALSEAYLEYKRDFIDLKIGRQYYNSKYTGLVPPLVATNTDVGYKEAFEGVSTRIKLDSIDTVIGLADFWKFAGRSRAVTGVSSDDGAPEFKDKVIIGGFGPFAYKFDNIFNSFVTYNGVPSVSLTAAYANVSDLEYDNVTKGDINFYFAAAGYKTPALFENAMVGINAMYKGSRTTGTLKENYDFDGNYYTGMVGLYNAYGFDFGYAYSTVSKNQAALQGIGNDCGAFTATPIYGPFLFMSFAGMELHKLSVGYDLSNVGVKGLRLDADYWYGEQHNGSNVRAGGLHGQAPGTRIDVEGWDTQVTYKVPAVKGLKLSAIYETMDRKLKYTSGGSDGKTTDEELWLRVSYDFDILK